GCAATCTGATGCTGAGTCATTGTTTTACCGGTACCAAATCCACCAGGGACAGCAGCAGTTCCGCCTTTTGCAATTGGGAACATCGTATCAATGATTCTCTGTCCTGTAATCAGCGGAGTAGAAGCCGGAAAACGATGATGAGTTGGTCTTGCAACTCGGATAGGCCAGCGTTGTGTCATAGTAAGTTCTTTTGTAGTGCCGTCATTTAATTGCAGAGTAATAAGAGTTTCATCAATTGTGTAAGCTCCGTCGGGAACAACATGGACAACGGTTCCTTCCACTTCCGGTGGAACCATGCATTTATGAACGATGGCACGAGTCTCCGGAACCTCTGCGATAATATCTCCGCCACGAAGAAAATCTCCTTCTTTTACGGTGATGTGTGCTTCCCATTTCTTTTCACGGTCCAGAGAATCAACAGTGACACCGCGAGTGATAAAAGCTCCGCCGCTCTTGGCGATTTCTTCAAGAGGACGTTCGATACCATCAAAAATATTATTTAAGATTCCAGGGGCAAGAGTGACTGATACGGCACTTCCGCTGGCAACGACTTCCTCGCCGGGACGTAGACCGCTGGTCTCTTCATACACCTGGACAGTTGTCATATCTTTTGTCAGGGCAATTACTTCTCCGACAAGTTTTTCCTTTCCTACATAAACCATCTCGGACATGCGAAATCCTGTATTTCCCTTCAGATAAATGACGGGACCATTGATTCCGTAGATTGTAGCAGTATTAAGCAATTCCGTCACCTCCTGAGAATAAGAATTTATCATATTCATCTCGTAATTGTGTTTTAAATGAATGATCGATCAAAATATTTCTGTCGCGGATGACACAGCGGACTCCACCAATAAAATCTTCTGTACTGATTGTAAGCTGTGTGCCCGTAGCTTCCTCAAGAGAGGATTTCAAGGATTCATCTGACGGGTTAATATAAATCGTCATAGAAGATCCGTTCGCAAATGTAAGAGCATCCCGGATACAGCGAATCAAGAAATCCGGATAATCTGCTGATTTCATATAATCATGGACAAGCTCCAGAGTCTCTTTAAAAATCTTATCTTTCAGATCCTGCTGGATTTTGCTCTGCTCACGTTTTAAGTCAAGTTGTGCTTTGGCAAGCGATTGATTGATCTGCTGTTTTGCATTGATCGTCTCTGTTTTAATACGGATCTCAGATTGTCTTTGAGCTTCTACTTTGTGATCCTGTAATACTTTTTCAAGAGCATCCCGGTATGAGTCAATAATCTCATTGCCCTGAGCCCGGGCCTCCTCCATGGAGGTCGCCTGTAAATGTGCAATTTTTTCTTCTAAAGTCAAGGTACTACCTCCCTATAATTTTAATCCGATTGCTTCTGTGATATAAGAAGTGATAAAGTCTTTTTTACGTCCTGTACCATGTCGGTCAGGAATCTCGATCAAAAGAGGCATCTTTCGCTCCAGACGGAATTGATCAATGATGTCTGGAAATTCCTGACCGAATTTTTCTGTCAGGAGGACGATACCAATTGTTTTGTCGAGCAAGACCTTCTCCAATTCTTCACGAAGTTCGTCACGTTCATGGACAACAACACCATCTACGCCGGCAAGACGCATGCCGGTATAGGTGTCGACGTTGTCACTGATTAAATACATTTTCATAAAATACTCCATTCCGGCTGCTGTATTAAATACCTGCAGCCCAAGCGGTGTTTTACAACTTTCCTAAAATCATGAAGGAGATAATCAGTCCATACAGACAAACACCTTCTGCAAG
This Ruminococcus hominis DNA region includes the following protein-coding sequences:
- a CDS encoding V-type ATP synthase subunit E, yielding MTLEEKIAHLQATSMEEARAQGNEIIDSYRDALEKVLQDHKVEAQRQSEIRIKTETINAKQQINQSLAKAQLDLKREQSKIQQDLKDKIFKETLELVHDYMKSADYPDFLIRCIRDALTFANGSSMTIYINPSDESLKSSLEEATGTQLTISTEDFIGGVRCVIRDRNILIDHSFKTQLRDEYDKFLFSGGDGIA
- a CDS encoding V-type ATP synthase subunit F is translated as MKMYLISDNVDTYTGMRLAGVDGVVVHERDELREELEKVLLDKTIGIVLLTEKFGQEFPDIIDQFRLERKMPLLIEIPDRHGTGRKKDFITSYITEAIGLKL